A window of Thermoplasmata archaeon contains these coding sequences:
- a CDS encoding DUF211 domain-containing protein: MTEVKRLVLDVLKPHKPSLIELSQRLSSLKGVEGVNCSLDEVDQETETVKVTIEGTSIGYEAVEAVLRELGAVIHSVDEVAAGKRLIEDVRTLQDHRD; this comes from the coding sequence GTGACGGAAGTCAAGCGCCTGGTCCTCGACGTGCTGAAGCCCCACAAACCGTCCCTGATCGAGCTTTCCCAGCGGCTGAGCTCCCTCAAGGGCGTCGAGGGCGTCAACTGCAGCCTCGACGAGGTCGACCAGGAGACGGAGACGGTCAAGGTCACGATCGAAGGGACGTCAATCGGCTACGAGGCGGTCGAGGCGGTCCTCCGGGAGTTGGGGGCGGTCATCCATTCCGTGGACGAGGTGGCCGCCGGCAAGCGCCTGATCGAGGACGTGCGGACGCTGCAGGACCACCGCGACTGA
- a CDS encoding Holliday junction resolvase-like protein, whose translation MDILSLALTILAIAFGLAVGFVAGRALTRRTMELDFRDREKEIRQDSVDRSRATLSGQFLEKLAPHLPDFPYDPTDVRFLGTPVDYVVFDGLADGDLREIVFLEVKSGRSNLRSSQRRVRDAVETGAVRWDLYRVPDEG comes from the coding sequence ATGGACATCCTCTCACTCGCCCTGACCATCCTGGCCATCGCCTTCGGGCTCGCGGTCGGCTTCGTGGCGGGCCGGGCTCTCACGCGCCGGACGATGGAACTCGACTTCCGCGACCGGGAAAAGGAGATCCGTCAGGATTCCGTCGACCGAAGCCGCGCGACGCTCAGCGGTCAGTTCCTGGAAAAACTCGCCCCGCATCTCCCCGACTTCCCCTACGACCCCACCGACGTCCGATTCCTTGGCACCCCGGTGGACTATGTGGTCTTCGATGGGCTCGCGGATGGCGACCTCCGGGAGATCGTGTTCCTCGAGGTGAAGAGCGGACGGTCGAATCTCCGCTCGAGCCAGCGACGGGTCCGCGACGCGGTGGAGACCGGTGCGGTCCGGTGGGACCTGTACCGCGTCCCGGACGAGGGCTAG